Proteins encoded within one genomic window of Halobacteroides halobius DSM 5150:
- a CDS encoding DUF1614 domain-containing protein, translating to MPMGVIILVGLELFIYLFISEKAIKQIGLNKKELLFGLTAMLIGSFINFPISNTPEVEINVGGAVVPIILAVFILSKIKTAKLFKSFVAILITGLTIFFLTKLYQFEEGYTVIDSNYLFPIVAAIVAYLTGRSRKVAFVAGGLGFLVYDVLVLLQVINAGVPTNITIGGAGILDSIVISGSLAILLVELIGETKEDLDLFNE from the coding sequence ATGCCTATGGGAGTTATTATTCTTGTTGGGTTAGAACTATTTATTTATTTATTTATTAGTGAAAAAGCTATTAAGCAAATTGGTTTAAATAAAAAGGAATTATTGTTTGGTTTAACTGCAATGCTAATAGGAAGCTTTATTAATTTTCCTATTAGTAATACCCCAGAGGTTGAAATAAATGTAGGAGGCGCTGTTGTACCAATTATATTAGCTGTTTTTATTTTAAGTAAAATAAAAACAGCTAAATTATTTAAATCTTTTGTAGCTATTTTAATAACTGGTTTAACAATCTTTTTTTTAACTAAATTATATCAATTTGAAGAAGGATATACAGTAATTGACAGTAATTATTTATTTCCTATAGTAGCAGCTATAGTAGCATATTTAACTGGACGGTCGCGTAAAGTTGCTTTTGTAGCGGGAGGATTAGGTTTTTTAGTCTATGATGTACTTGTTTTATTACAAGTTATTAATGCTGGAGTACCTACTAATATTACTATTGGAGGGGCTGGTATCCTCGATTCTATAGTAATTAGTGGATCTTTAGCTATATTATTAGTTGAATTAATAGGGGAGACCAAAGAAGATTTAGATTTGTTTAATGAATAG
- a CDS encoding YIEGIA family protein gives MKYGSMILLGVCLGALARLFSLRVDYRQYPGYPRGYLVHLTLGFIAASLGGLVVPALLQANYIAVTFLGAAAQQFRGIRTMERQFLLEIEDTELVPRGDAYIENIAKIFEARNYLAMITAFLSTLGYYLAITFTIPFIYAIGIGIFLGGGLGYILHAVMKEETVGDIGEVKIVDLDFSGPNNSNIKVEDVVVMNVGLNESLKKWQESGIGIVIEPTNDNARATLANTGQRQAIIHDTVTQLGVKLDVGVQDYTPLARLNLDNGKVCIIIIPIEPDPACIKKAVENTPVLEASRRKPLESGPGKIAAD, from the coding sequence TTGAAATATGGGTCTATGATTTTATTAGGTGTCTGTTTAGGAGCATTGGCCCGGTTATTTAGTTTACGAGTAGATTATAGACAGTATCCAGGTTATCCGCGGGGGTATTTGGTTCATCTTACCTTGGGATTTATTGCTGCATCTTTAGGTGGTTTAGTAGTTCCGGCTTTATTACAAGCAAATTATATTGCAGTAACTTTTTTAGGAGCTGCTGCCCAACAATTTAGAGGGATTAGAACTATGGAAAGGCAGTTTTTATTGGAGATTGAGGATACAGAATTGGTACCTCGTGGGGATGCCTATATTGAAAATATTGCTAAAATATTTGAAGCCAGAAATTATTTAGCTATGATTACTGCATTTTTATCTACGCTGGGGTATTATTTAGCAATTACTTTTACTATACCCTTTATATATGCAATCGGAATTGGAATATTTTTGGGGGGCGGATTAGGTTATATACTTCATGCAGTTATGAAAGAAGAAACTGTTGGTGATATTGGAGAAGTAAAGATTGTAGATTTAGATTTTTCTGGGCCAAATAATAGCAACATAAAAGTAGAAGATGTAGTAGTAATGAATGTAGGTTTAAATGAGTCGCTAAAAAAATGGCAAGAGTCAGGAATAGGAATAGTAATTGAGCCTACAAATGATAATGCTCGTGCAACTTTAGCTAATACAGGTCAAAGACAAGCTATTATCCATGATACAGTAACTCAACTGGGGGTAAAATTAGATGTAGGTGTTCAAGATTATACTCCACTTGCTAGGTTGAACTTAGATAATGGTAAAGTATGTATTATTATAATTCCTATAGAACCTGATCCTGCCTGTATTAAAAAGGCAGTAGAGAATACGCCAGTACTAGAAGCTTCTCGAAGGAAACCATTAGAATCTGGTCCAGGAAAAATTGCAGCGGATTAA